The following proteins are co-located in the Silene latifolia isolate original U9 population chromosome 1, ASM4854445v1, whole genome shotgun sequence genome:
- the LOC141600493 gene encoding uncharacterized protein LOC141600493, translating to MEQEVKSASNPNQEMKQILSEFMVGVVKLEQLEEVGKRLLVSFQRALEFLRRPVINETSKLVQSILKENETRRVKSYVEAGCTNAYDSTLAVSQVNTSLSGLHEHLTKAKSVLGELEFVMSKAEICLQEGTRDLMDISMLGFDENLEQESTYDAAKCGSFMAVIYSMVKQNYIMQERVVSDLGLMTSSGELDSYCLMWSLRPFVSDDVINEAINYIK from the coding sequence ATGGAACAAGAGGTCAAATCTGCTTCCAATCCCAACCAGGAAATGAAGCAAATATTATCAGAATTTATGGTTGGTGTTGTAAAACTAGAACAATTAGAAGAAGTTGGAAAGCGACTCCTTGTCTCATTTCAGCGAGCATTGGAGTTTCTTAGACGTCCTGTGATTAATGAAACTTCGAAGTTGGTTCAAAGCATTCTCAAAGAGAATGAAACCAGAAGGGTGAAATCGTATGTTGAGGCCGGTTGTACCAATGCTTATGATAGCACGCTTGCTGTAAGTCAGGTGAACACAAGTTTGTCTGGGCTGCATGAACATTTGACCAAAGCTAAATCTGTACTCGGTGAACTTGAGTTCGTTATGAGTAAGGCGGAAATCTGCTTGCAGGAAGGAACCCGAGACCTGATGGATATATCTATGTTGGGCTTCGATGAAAATCTGGAACAGGAATCAACGTATGATGCTGCCAAATGTGGTTCTTTCATGGCTGTCATCTACAGCATGGTGAAGCAGAATTATATAATGCAGGAACGAGTTGTTTCTGATTTAGGGCTGATGACATCTTCCGGAGAATTAGATAGCTACTGCCTGATGTGGTCTCTGAGACCTTTTGTAAGTGACGATGTGATTAACGAAGCTATAAATTATATCAAATGA